One stretch of Fretibacterium sp. OH1220_COT-178 DNA includes these proteins:
- the def gene encoding peptide deformylase, translated as MPKHEERDRMDDEVLTQSVLQIRCFPDPVLKKPAEPVECFDAELLDFVERMRATMRMSDGVGLAAPQVGESRRIAIVEYDGRSFVLINPRLLEQRDEQTGEEGCLSFPGIYAEVRRPAWVRVEARDERGELHIHEVEGFLARAFLHEMDHLDGKLFIEYLSPLKRGMIRNKMRKRAAAPR; from the coding sequence ATGCCCAAACATGAGGAACGCGACAGGATGGACGATGAGGTCCTGACGCAGTCGGTGCTGCAGATTCGCTGTTTTCCCGACCCCGTGCTCAAGAAGCCCGCGGAGCCCGTGGAATGCTTCGACGCGGAGCTGCTGGATTTCGTGGAGAGGATGCGTGCCACGATGCGGATGAGCGATGGGGTCGGCCTGGCGGCCCCCCAGGTGGGGGAGTCCCGGAGGATCGCCATTGTGGAATATGACGGGCGCTCCTTCGTTCTGATCAATCCCCGGCTGCTCGAACAGAGGGACGAGCAGACCGGAGAGGAGGGGTGCCTGAGCTTCCCGGGCATCTATGCCGAGGTGCGGCGGCCCGCGTGGGTCCGGGTCGAGGCCCGGGACGAGAGAGGGGAGCTCCATATCCACGAGGTCGAGGGCTTTCTGGCCCGTGCGTTTTTGCACGAGATGGACCACCTGGACGGCAAGCTCTTCATCGAGTACCTCTCGCCCCTCAAGCGCGGAATGATCCGGAACAAAATGCGCAAGCGCGCGGCCGCGCCCCGGTGA
- a CDS encoding methionyl-tRNA formyltransferase, with amino-acid sequence MRLWFMGSGAFAARCLAHMSASLPFERVITGEPTRAGRGLKETVSRVEETAVALGLPLERTGLLSRNEALMGALGASPPDAIFVVDFAQMIREPFLDAPRWGCFNIHPSLLPRWRGAAPIQRALMNGDAETGVTVFRLVRKMDAGPVLRQASLPLEPSATASELYEKLSLRGSQIAVEGVQCLQNSMDNMTQFLKEQDESIATYAPKVEKAEGEVSWLWDARRAHDTVRALDASFGAYAAVRGARLKLWRTLPEPGAGGEAGRVLRFSEGFPVVAFGSGALRLEEVQAEGKRRTGGGEWARGMRLKEGDFL; translated from the coding sequence ATGCGCCTGTGGTTCATGGGGAGCGGCGCGTTTGCGGCCCGGTGCCTGGCGCACATGAGCGCGTCGCTTCCCTTCGAGCGGGTGATCACGGGCGAACCCACCCGCGCCGGGCGCGGGCTGAAGGAGACCGTGTCCCGCGTCGAGGAGACCGCCGTGGCCCTGGGGCTCCCCCTGGAGCGGACGGGGCTCCTCTCCCGCAACGAAGCGCTGATGGGGGCCCTCGGCGCATCCCCGCCCGACGCCATCTTCGTCGTGGACTTCGCGCAGATGATTCGCGAGCCCTTCCTGGACGCGCCCCGCTGGGGCTGCTTCAACATCCACCCCTCGCTGCTTCCCCGCTGGCGCGGTGCGGCGCCCATCCAGCGCGCCCTGATGAACGGGGACGCCGAGACGGGGGTCACCGTCTTTCGGCTGGTGCGGAAGATGGATGCGGGGCCCGTCCTGCGTCAGGCATCTCTCCCCCTCGAGCCGTCCGCCACCGCGTCGGAGCTTTACGAAAAATTGAGCCTTAGGGGCAGCCAAATCGCCGTTGAAGGTGTACAATGTTTACAGAATAGCATGGATAATATGACTCAATTTTTAAAAGAGCAAGACGAATCCATCGCTACCTACGCGCCCAAGGTGGAAAAGGCCGAGGGGGAGGTCTCCTGGCTCTGGGACGCCCGCCGGGCGCACGACACGGTCCGCGCTTTGGACGCCTCCTTCGGGGCGTATGCGGCGGTCCGGGGTGCGCGTCTGAAGCTTTGGAGGACCCTGCCCGAGCCCGGGGCCGGAGGAGAGGCCGGGCGGGTGCTGCGGTTCTCCGAGGGATTTCCGGTCGTGGCCTTCGGTTCGGGGGCTCTTCGGCTCGAGGAGGTCCAGGCCGAGGGGAAGAGGAGGACCGGCGGGGGCGAATGGGCCAGGGGGATGCGTCTGAAAGAGGGGGATTTTCTGTGA
- a CDS encoding 4Fe-4S dicluster domain-containing protein has product MPKGRVEVREDYCKSCGLCVAACPKKVLRISDRINPRGYRPVEQFQDGCIACTLCARTCPDVVLTVYRTDA; this is encoded by the coding sequence ATGCCGAAGGGACGAGTGGAGGTTCGAGAGGATTACTGCAAGAGCTGCGGGCTTTGCGTGGCGGCATGCCCCAAGAAGGTCCTGAGGATTTCCGACAGGATCAATCCCAGGGGGTACCGTCCGGTGGAGCAGTTCCAGGACGGGTGCATCGCCTGCACGCTTTGCGCCCGGACGTGTCCGGACGTGGTTCTGACGGTCTATCGTACCGACGCGTAA
- the vorB gene encoding 3-methyl-2-oxobutanoate dehydrogenase subunit VorB, producing the protein MAKVLMKGTEAIAEAAVQAGCRYFYGYPITPQNEIPEYMSARLPQVGGVFLQCESEVASINALMGGAATGYRVMTTSSSPGISLMAEGMSYIAMGELPCVIVNVMRAGPGLGGILPAQGDYFQATRNAGHGDYRMLVLAPDNLQEAVDLVQDGFDLSQKYRTPVMVLADGFMGQMMEAVEIKTREVAAPESNAEWALGWRKERGGQRTIIYNLKLNPEDLEERVTHLQQKYLKIREDEQRFERYRVDDAELVIAAYGTTSRMARTAIDRLREEGLKVGLIRPITLWPYPVKGFQNLPASVKMLLDVEMSSEFQMLDDVKIATECRLPVETFGRWGGFTPSVHEIEDRCRELLGKK; encoded by the coding sequence ATGGCTAAAGTGTTGATGAAGGGAACGGAGGCCATCGCCGAGGCCGCGGTGCAGGCGGGTTGCAGGTACTTCTACGGTTATCCGATCACCCCGCAGAACGAGATACCCGAGTACATGTCGGCTCGTCTGCCGCAGGTGGGGGGCGTGTTTCTTCAGTGCGAGAGCGAGGTCGCGTCCATCAACGCCCTGATGGGCGGCGCGGCGACGGGGTACCGCGTCATGACCACCTCGTCGAGCCCCGGCATTTCCCTCATGGCGGAGGGGATGTCCTACATCGCGATGGGCGAGCTGCCCTGCGTCATCGTCAACGTGATGCGGGCCGGTCCCGGGCTCGGTGGCATCCTGCCCGCTCAGGGCGACTACTTCCAGGCGACGCGCAACGCGGGGCACGGGGATTACCGCATGCTCGTCCTGGCGCCCGACAACCTTCAGGAGGCCGTGGACCTGGTCCAGGACGGATTCGACCTGTCTCAGAAGTATAGAACGCCGGTGATGGTGCTGGCGGACGGCTTCATGGGGCAGATGATGGAGGCCGTGGAGATCAAGACTCGAGAGGTCGCCGCTCCCGAAAGCAACGCGGAGTGGGCTTTGGGCTGGCGCAAGGAGCGTGGCGGCCAGCGTACGATCATCTACAATCTCAAGCTGAACCCGGAGGACCTGGAGGAGCGCGTGACGCACCTTCAGCAGAAATACCTGAAGATCCGTGAGGACGAGCAGCGGTTCGAGCGCTACCGGGTGGACGATGCGGAGCTGGTGATCGCCGCCTACGGGACGACGAGCCGCATGGCCCGCACGGCGATCGACCGCCTGAGGGAGGAGGGGCTCAAGGTGGGGCTGATCCGGCCCATCACCCTCTGGCCCTACCCGGTGAAGGGTTTCCAGAACCTGCCCGCATCGGTCAAAATGCTGCTGGATGTCGAGATGAGCTCGGAGTTTCAGATGCTGGACGACGTCAAGATTGCGACCGAGTGCCGGCTGCCCGTGGAGACCTTCGGCCGTTGGGGCGGCTTCACGCCGTCCGTGCACGAGATC